In one Magallana gigas chromosome 7, xbMagGiga1.1, whole genome shotgun sequence genomic region, the following are encoded:
- the LOC105321819 gene encoding uncharacterized protein, whose product MDSPNESEHESVAIIDFLKSRGLNKDSLHKIKDEKIDFATFIDLSDEQLKTIIPVTLGDLHATKRFCSDALKKNQKARCTSLIKKWKRKTKAAMKLKTDKSDSTTGSDDDGQPDRRRIKLVGNQNASKMERKLELGWFDYDFKSMEYHQVKTLIKGGGTRGVSALKTWKPKDILEHGKKIFFPKGVSKRGKLSDFNFELRDFSAQAIPSESTVGDMYESTDVKMLRYYIFTKRKADQCYDSDEMHLPKLKSSKNLKAKNRVYSDDEDSLPELELSARKLQTSDEGKSPNSPGFELTKGKTTPTLRIFHTVEEKHLYSLPDLEIPVENTTPPPGKPQSNVERHLQKSDTSAVFGPDGPSTSTTYMIVDKDVNFRLTDENANVVTVNNPSELVSFYIGNYGSEDITLPLDFAIENIGEDLAISSYTSVSTARKVRFHQGNTYQELIDHYKNKDFSIDVDENLCKIERVLPNGETEKGEGIGLLRDIFTEFWDGFYSKCNGHDVKIPVLRHNMGEEEWKSVGRIIVEGYALMDYFPIKLAKPLFEDALFGESRADLIEEYLHTVSPVEQTVLRSAMDSFKDVDFEELCDILSSHDCLKLPTSENIRGIIKEISHKEILQEPKFVIECWKPVFQTALHITSSKLDEIYDKKSPQ is encoded by the exons ATGGACAGTCCGAATGAAAGTGAACATGAGTCAGTTGcaatcattgattttttaaaatcaagaggGTTGAACAAAGACTCATTGcataaaataaaagatgaaaag atAGACTTTGCAACATTTATCGATTTAAGCGACGAGCAACTAAAAACAATCATTCCTGTGACTCTTGGTGACTTGCATGCTACAAAAAGATTTTGTTctgatgcattaaaaaaaaaccaaaaagcaAGATGTACATCACTGATCAAAAAATGGAAGAGGAAAACAAAAGCCGCAATGAAACTGAAAACGGACAAATCTGACAGTACGACAGGGAGTGACGATGATGGCCAACCCGATCGTCGACGTATAAAATTAGTTGGAAATCAAAATGCTTCAAAGATGGAGAGGAAACTAGAACTAGGATGGTTTGATTATGATTTTAAGAGTATGGAGTATCATCAGGTGAAAACATTAATCAAAGGAGGTGGTACTAGAGGTGTAAGTGCTCTTAAAACATGGAAACCCAAGGATATTCTAGAACATgggaaaaaaatcttctttccaAAAGGTGTTTCTAAACGAGGAAAACTGTCCGATTTTAACTTTGAATTGAGGGACTTTTCAGCGCAAGCAATTCCCAGTGAATCAACAGTTGGAGATATGTATGAGTCCACTGATGTAAAAATGCTGCGGTACTACATATTTACCAAACGAAAGGCGGATCAGTGTTACGATTCTGACGAAATGCatttaccaaaattaaaatcttcaaaaaacttAAAAGCCAAAAACAGAGTATATTCCGATGATGAGGACAGTTTACCTGAGTTAGAACTTTCAGCAAGGAAACTCCAAACGTCTGATGAAGGAAAATCGCCCAATTCGCCAGGCTTTGAGTTAACCAAAGGAAAAACTACGCCTACTTTGAGGATTTTCCATACCGTTGAGGAGAAACATCTGTATAGCTTGCCAGATTTGGAGATACCTGTAGAAAATACTACACCACCTCCGGGTAAACCTCAGTCAAATGTTGAACGACACTTGCAGAAAAGTGATACATCAGCGGTTTTTGGTCCAGATGGGCCATCAACGTCAACGACATACATGATTGTTGACAAAGATGTAAATTTTCGTCTTACAGACGAAAATGCTAATGTTGTGACTGTGAACAATCCATCAGAACTAGTGTCTTTTTACATAGGCAACTATGGCTCAGAGGATATTACTTTACCATTGGATTTTGCGATCGAAAATATCGGAGAAGATCTTGCTATTTCGTCATACACATCAGTTTCAACCGCTCGGAAAGTAAGATTCCATCAAGGGAACACGTACCAAGAGTTGATTGACCATTACAAAAATAAAGACTTCAGTATAGATGTGGATGAAAACCTTTGCAAAATTGAGCGGGTATTACCCAATGGAGAAACTGAGAAGGGTGAAGGTATTGGGCTACTAAGGGATATCTTCACCGAGTTCTGGGATGGATTTTATTCCAAATGCAATGGGCATGATGTTAAGATACCCGTTCTTAGACATAATATGGGTGAGGAAGAATGGAAATCAGTCGGTAGAATTATCGTAGAGGGATACGCACTGATGGATTATTTTCCAATAAAATTAGCTAAACCATTATTTGAAGATGCCCTCTTTGGGGAGAGTCGAGCAGATCTAATAGAAGAATATCTTCATACTGTATCCCCTGTGGAGCAAACGGTCCTAAGAAGTGCTATGGacagttttaaagatgtcgACTTCGAGGAGCTTTGTGACATACTGAGTTCCCACGATTGTCTTAAACTGCCAACATCTGAAAACATTAGAGGAATTATCAAGGAAATTTCTCACAAAGAAATTCTGCAGGAACCAAAGTTTGTAATAGAATGTTGGAAACCAGTCTTTCAAACAGCTCTGCATATCACAAGTTCAAAGCTTGACGAGATCTATGACAAAAAAAGCCCACAGTGA